The proteins below come from a single Caenibius sp. WL genomic window:
- a CDS encoding glutamine cyclotransferase, with protein sequence MRHSAAEILREYGPFPGLESIHGVSYDGERVWFASGDRVNALDPDSGTITGAIEVPAHAGTAFDGMHLYQIAESVIRKIDRETGEVLAIIPTPGRGGASGLAWAEGSLWVGQHRDRKIHQIDPETGAVLRTIVSDRFVTGVSWVDGELWHGTWEEDASDIRRIDPENGEVLQRLDMPPGIGVSGLEADGGDRFFCGGGASGKVRVVRRPGKIG encoded by the coding sequence GTGAGACATTCCGCAGCCGAAATCCTTCGCGAGTACGGCCCCTTTCCCGGCCTGGAGAGCATCCACGGGGTCAGCTACGACGGTGAACGCGTCTGGTTTGCGTCCGGGGACCGGGTGAATGCACTTGATCCCGACAGTGGGACGATCACCGGCGCGATCGAGGTGCCTGCGCATGCGGGCACCGCCTTCGACGGCATGCATCTTTACCAGATCGCCGAGTCGGTGATCCGCAAGATCGACCGGGAAACCGGCGAAGTGCTCGCCATCATCCCAACGCCCGGCAGGGGTGGGGCTTCGGGCCTCGCCTGGGCGGAAGGATCGCTTTGGGTAGGGCAGCACCGCGACCGCAAAATTCATCAGATCGATCCAGAGACGGGCGCAGTGCTGCGCACTATCGTGTCCGATCGCTTCGTCACCGGTGTGAGCTGGGTCGACGGTGAGCTTTGGCACGGCACCTGGGAAGAGGATGCCAGCGACATCCGCCGCATAGATCCGGAGAACGGCGAGGTACTTCAACGCCTCGACATGCCTCCCGGAATCGGTGTTTCGGGCCTGGAGGCGGATGGTGGCGACCGTTTTTTCTGCGGCGGCGGCGCCAGTGGCAAGGTTCGGGTGGTGCGCCGGCCGGGGAAGATCGGCTGA
- a CDS encoding thioredoxin family protein produces MQHQIVSRDEWLIARKALFDKERAMTHALDELRAERRQLPWVRIDKPYVFQGPDGALTLGDLFAGRSQLAIYHFMLTPGSDHLCEGCSYTMDHADAARQHFEHADLSFAAISRAPIAQIQAVKARMGWTFPWVSADESAFNYDFGVSFTKEDRETGRALYNFGLTTIQRASDMFGLSVFVKDERGDIFHSYSTYHRGTELLMGAFNWLDLTPKGRNETDGTMSWIKLHDEY; encoded by the coding sequence ATGCAACATCAGATAGTATCCCGCGACGAATGGCTGATCGCGCGTAAAGCGCTGTTCGACAAGGAACGCGCCATGACCCATGCACTTGACGAATTGCGCGCCGAGCGGCGGCAATTGCCGTGGGTCCGGATCGACAAGCCCTATGTATTCCAGGGGCCGGACGGCGCGCTCACCTTAGGCGATCTTTTCGCGGGTCGCAGTCAGCTCGCGATCTATCACTTCATGTTGACACCGGGCTCGGACCACCTGTGCGAAGGATGCTCCTACACAATGGATCACGCCGATGCGGCCCGACAGCATTTCGAACATGCCGATCTCAGCTTTGCCGCCATTTCCCGTGCACCGATCGCACAGATTCAGGCCGTCAAGGCGCGGATGGGCTGGACCTTTCCCTGGGTGAGTGCGGACGAGAGTGCCTTCAACTACGATTTCGGCGTATCGTTTACAAAAGAGGACCGTGAGACCGGACGTGCGCTCTACAACTTCGGTCTGACAACGATCCAGCGCGCCTCCGACATGTTCGGCCTCAGCGTTTTTGTGAAAGACGAGCGCGGCGACATCTTCCACAGCTACTCGACCTATCATCGCGGCACTGAGCTACTCATGGGCGCGTTCAACTGGCTCGATCTGACACCCAAGGGCCGGAACGAAACCGATGGCACCATGAGCTGGATCAAGCTTCACGACGAGTATTGA
- a CDS encoding HTH domain-containing protein yields MEGDPLTALKHVALREDPPAVALRGTAMAQLGDLNTARQLLRRAARGFGPREATARARCRVAEAEIALVLRDISEPMHDLEDARATLGQHGDRANEAHAGYLQARRLLLIGQLDQAQAILEALEPAALPPASRAGAWLVAAGIAIRRIEAEPARAALGKAALAAEQTGIAMLVAEVERAVRAFEAPAARLLTRSEERLLGLDEVEALIASDTLVVDALRGLVRANGEVVPLSRRPVLFALVRALAEAWPGDVSRELLLARAFRARQVDETHRARLRVEIGRLRFELGPLANVLATESGFVLQPSGARPVAVLAPPQEDEHANVLALLADGEAWSSSALALALDVSSRTIQRALKELASAGKADSFGRGRACRWTVRQVPGFPTSLLLPAPLPAG; encoded by the coding sequence ATGGAAGGCGATCCACTCACTGCTCTGAAGCACGTCGCGCTGCGTGAGGATCCGCCGGCAGTCGCACTGCGCGGCACGGCGATGGCGCAACTGGGCGATCTGAACACTGCTAGACAACTCCTGCGCCGCGCCGCGCGCGGTTTCGGCCCGCGTGAAGCGACGGCCCGGGCGCGTTGCCGTGTCGCCGAGGCCGAGATTGCGCTGGTCCTGCGCGACATCAGCGAGCCAATGCACGATCTTGAGGATGCGCGGGCGACGCTGGGCCAACATGGCGACCGTGCCAATGAGGCGCATGCCGGCTATCTGCAGGCGCGGCGGCTTCTTCTAATCGGGCAGCTCGACCAAGCGCAGGCGATCCTCGAAGCGCTGGAGCCTGCCGCGCTCCCGCCTGCTTCGCGGGCCGGCGCATGGCTGGTTGCCGCCGGCATCGCAATCCGGCGGATCGAGGCGGAGCCCGCCCGAGCCGCGCTTGGCAAGGCGGCGCTGGCAGCCGAGCAGACTGGCATCGCAATGCTCGTGGCAGAGGTAGAGCGTGCGGTGCGGGCATTCGAGGCGCCAGCCGCGCGGTTGCTGACACGAAGCGAGGAGCGGCTGCTCGGGTTGGACGAGGTTGAGGCCCTGATCGCTTCGGACACGCTTGTTGTCGATGCGCTACGGGGCCTCGTCCGCGCAAACGGGGAAGTCGTTCCTCTGTCTCGCCGTCCGGTATTGTTCGCACTGGTACGCGCGCTTGCTGAGGCATGGCCCGGCGATGTTTCGCGCGAGCTTCTCCTCGCGCGTGCTTTCCGCGCACGCCAGGTGGATGAAACTCATCGCGCGCGTCTGCGCGTCGAAATCGGCCGGCTGCGATTCGAATTGGGCCCGCTCGCGAACGTGCTCGCAACGGAAAGCGGCTTCGTGCTTCAACCCAGCGGTGCGCGCCCTGTGGCCGTGCTGGCACCGCCGCAGGAGGACGAGCACGCCAATGTCCTCGCGCTGCTCGCCGATGGGGAGGCCTGGTCCAGTTCGGCGCTGGCGCTGGCGCTGGATGTCAGTTCGCGTACCATCCAGCGCGCGCTGAAAGAGCTTGCTTCGGCAGGCAAGGCCGATTCCTTCGGTCGGGGCCGCGCCTGCCGCTGGACGGTGCGTCAGGTGCCCGGTTTCCCGACAAGCTTGTTACTCCCGGCCCCGTTGCCGGCTGGTTAG
- the chrA gene encoding chromate efflux transporter, whose translation MDYIAAKSRVPAISLSALFLKFLRFGFLAFGGPVAQIAMLRQAFVEEEQWIDRSRFNRLLAVLQVLPGPEAHELCVHFGMIARGRIGGLLAGLGFMLPGLVLMLLAGWIYVTWIAGHALWGGPLLGIQIAVLAIILRAVFRIGEHILMDRLTWAIALGSALATVTDTPFWVPLVLGGAIYAFAGKPLLSAAVAAAGAGLIVYFHLAPSEQVVLISAHEPSTVLALFIAGLKGGLLTFGGAYTAIPYVRADTVGRGWLGDGTFLDGIALAGILPAPLVIFATFVGYVAGGLPGALAITAGMFLPAFAFSLIFYERLEAIVDHPALQRALEGMAAAVVGIIGATLLQLGEAAWLRISAPISVVILFALALLAAWRLKGAWVTPAILATGAIFGAVVAL comes from the coding sequence ATGGATTATATCGCCGCTAAAAGCCGTGTTCCGGCCATCAGTCTCTCCGCCCTTTTTCTCAAATTCCTGCGTTTCGGGTTTCTCGCCTTTGGCGGACCTGTGGCTCAGATCGCCATGCTGCGTCAGGCATTTGTGGAAGAAGAACAGTGGATTGACCGCTCACGGTTCAACAGGCTGCTCGCGGTGCTGCAGGTTCTGCCTGGACCTGAAGCCCATGAACTGTGCGTTCACTTTGGCATGATCGCCCGGGGCCGCATCGGCGGGCTTCTGGCAGGGTTGGGTTTCATGCTGCCCGGCCTGGTGCTGATGCTCCTCGCCGGGTGGATCTATGTCACCTGGATTGCGGGACACGCGCTATGGGGTGGGCCGCTTCTCGGCATCCAGATCGCCGTGCTTGCGATCATCCTGCGGGCGGTCTTCCGTATCGGCGAACATATCCTGATGGATCGGCTGACCTGGGCAATCGCGCTTGGTAGCGCGTTGGCGACAGTCACGGATACGCCATTTTGGGTGCCACTGGTCCTTGGCGGCGCGATCTACGCATTCGCGGGCAAGCCTTTGCTGTCCGCGGCGGTCGCTGCTGCAGGCGCAGGCTTAATCGTCTATTTCCACCTCGCCCCAAGCGAGCAGGTGGTGCTGATTAGCGCCCATGAGCCGTCGACCGTCCTTGCTCTCTTCATCGCTGGCCTGAAGGGCGGGCTGCTGACCTTTGGCGGCGCGTACACCGCAATTCCCTATGTCCGCGCTGACACCGTGGGGCGGGGCTGGTTGGGCGACGGAACTTTTCTGGATGGGATCGCGCTGGCGGGAATTTTGCCGGCCCCACTCGTGATCTTTGCCACTTTCGTCGGCTATGTCGCCGGTGGACTACCCGGTGCGCTCGCGATCACCGCAGGGATGTTCCTGCCCGCCTTCGCTTTCTCGCTCATATTCTATGAGCGGTTGGAGGCTATCGTGGATCATCCCGCGCTTCAGCGGGCGCTGGAGGGCATGGCGGCGGCCGTAGTGGGTATTATCGGCGCGACGTTGCTGCAATTGGGCGAGGCGGCCTGGCTCCGCATATCCGCGCCGATTTCGGTGGTGATCCTCTTCGCCCTCGCTTTGTTGGCGGCATGGCGCTTGAAGGGTGCGTGGGTGACACCGGCGATCCTTGCAACCGGTGCGATCTTCGGGGCAGTCGTTGCGCTTTGA
- a CDS encoding cistern family PEP-CTERM protein, with product MNLRAKLLLSSLAASALIASAPAYADTITLDSNSIGNSYTFNYNGFSGANSPSIDGLTASTTFTLTGISGNQYTFDYSVTNTTSDPVNSRISSFGFNTDPNITGASSTGAFAYTTVGSSYPNGIGAIDVCFKDASTGSCAGGGGGGIADGLTGAGTFILTFANALSNVTLGDFYVRYQSVSGAGNVSSASGIGSLTSSTSSSSSGGEVPEPGVLGLLGGGLIALGLMTRRKRKATAAA from the coding sequence ATGAATTTACGTGCCAAGCTTCTGTTATCGTCCCTCGCTGCGAGCGCGCTCATCGCCAGCGCGCCGGCCTATGCCGATACGATCACACTCGATTCCAACTCGATCGGCAATTCGTACACGTTCAACTACAACGGGTTCTCCGGCGCCAACTCGCCGTCGATCGACGGGTTGACGGCGTCGACCACGTTCACTCTGACAGGGATTTCGGGGAACCAGTATACCTTCGATTATTCCGTCACCAACACCACCAGCGACCCGGTCAATTCGCGGATTTCATCGTTCGGTTTCAACACCGATCCGAATATCACGGGGGCTTCCTCCACCGGTGCGTTCGCCTATACCACGGTGGGCAGCAGCTACCCCAACGGAATTGGCGCGATCGACGTGTGCTTCAAGGACGCCTCGACCGGATCTTGCGCAGGCGGCGGCGGCGGTGGCATCGCCGATGGCCTGACCGGTGCGGGGACATTCATCCTCACGTTCGCCAACGCCTTGTCCAACGTCACGCTGGGTGATTTCTACGTGCGTTACCAGTCGGTCTCGGGCGCAGGCAATGTGTCCTCGGCCAGCGGCATCGGCAGCCTGACCAGCTCGACCAGTTCCTCCAGCTCGGGCGGCGAAGTGCCGGAACCGGGCGTGCTCGGCCTCCTCGGTGGCGGGCTCATCGCTCTCGGTCTGATGACCCGGCGCAAGCGCAAGGCGACGGCTGCCGCCTAA
- a CDS encoding tetratricopeptide repeat protein, which produces MKWIYLMPALLASASCSPSPDELLTKAKEAYAAHDYAVARLHLAEAAEGAPGNREISLLRAKTALALGDGEGASIALATLAAGKPPQGELAELAAEAALLRQTPAQARQFVAASQSAEAFRLRALAFLQERNLDGAREQFRQAVAAGGNARAFADYARFQLLEGDIGAALDMSNRAFKAAPDGLDSLLVGGQVAAVRGDLGLALKRYEQAAKSYPTSVAAKIGQAGILGDLGRTAEMETQLAELTKAGVRNPELTYLQVRAAAARKDWGKVRTLMQAAEADLPRYDRARLLYGEALLHLGQVEQAIAQIGPIARVQPGNRMAQRLLAEAQLAAGDAKGAFATFRPVAKSVEARPEELQLMAKIATAAGDASAEEYRKRASQPAVRALAADLAEADSAMRQGNWAKAVVAYDRILGNTDGRNVVVLNNAAYAHLMLGNHDKALGFAKRAVEQAPDNPSVLDTMGWATFKAGKNPAEAQRFLRKAAEIAPQNRTIGAHLSEVERALKNRG; this is translated from the coding sequence ATGAAATGGATATATCTCATGCCTGCCCTGCTGGCTTCGGCATCCTGCAGCCCTTCGCCCGATGAACTGCTGACCAAAGCGAAAGAGGCTTATGCCGCCCACGACTATGCCGTGGCCCGGCTGCATCTGGCGGAGGCGGCTGAGGGAGCCCCTGGCAATCGCGAGATATCGCTCTTGCGCGCGAAGACAGCGTTGGCGTTGGGGGATGGCGAAGGGGCCAGTATCGCGCTTGCGACGCTGGCGGCCGGAAAGCCCCCGCAGGGGGAGTTGGCCGAACTGGCGGCGGAGGCCGCGCTTCTGCGCCAGACCCCGGCCCAAGCGAGGCAATTCGTTGCCGCCAGCCAGTCTGCTGAAGCCTTCCGGTTGCGCGCGCTTGCCTTCCTGCAAGAACGCAATCTCGATGGGGCGCGGGAGCAGTTCCGGCAGGCAGTGGCTGCGGGCGGCAATGCGCGCGCCTTTGCTGACTATGCCCGGTTCCAGCTTCTCGAAGGGGATATCGGCGCGGCGCTGGACATGAGCAATCGCGCGTTCAAGGCTGCGCCCGATGGGCTGGATTCGCTATTGGTCGGCGGGCAGGTGGCTGCGGTGCGGGGCGATCTCGGACTTGCGCTCAAGCGCTATGAGCAGGCGGCGAAAAGCTACCCCACCAGTGTTGCGGCCAAGATCGGTCAGGCGGGTATTCTTGGCGATCTGGGGCGAACCGCTGAAATGGAAACGCAGCTTGCCGAACTGACCAAAGCCGGTGTCAGAAACCCCGAATTGACTTATCTTCAGGTGCGCGCCGCCGCCGCGCGCAAGGACTGGGGCAAAGTGCGCACGCTGATGCAGGCGGCCGAAGCAGATTTGCCGCGTTATGACCGCGCCCGGCTGCTCTATGGCGAAGCCTTGCTTCATCTGGGGCAGGTGGAGCAGGCAATCGCGCAGATCGGACCGATCGCGCGGGTGCAACCCGGCAACCGGATGGCACAGAGATTGCTGGCGGAAGCGCAGTTGGCAGCGGGCGATGCAAAGGGGGCGTTTGCCACTTTCCGCCCGGTGGCCAAGAGCGTCGAAGCGCGGCCCGAAGAATTGCAGCTGATGGCGAAGATTGCCACGGCCGCCGGGGATGCATCCGCGGAAGAATATCGAAAGCGTGCTTCGCAGCCCGCGGTCCGGGCGCTCGCAGCCGATCTGGCCGAGGCGGACAGCGCCATGCGCCAGGGCAACTGGGCGAAGGCGGTGGTTGCTTACGATCGGATACTCGGCAACACCGATGGCCGGAATGTCGTGGTGCTTAACAATGCCGCCTATGCCCATCTGATGCTGGGCAACCATGACAAGGCTTTGGGCTTCGCCAAGCGTGCGGTGGAACAGGCGCCCGACAACCCTTCGGTGCTCGACACGATGGGCTGGGCGACATTCAAGGCTGGGAAGAATCCGGCTGAAGCGCAGCGTTTTCTGCGCAAGGCGGCGGAAATCGCGCCTCAGAACCGGACGATCGGGGCGCACCTTTCCGAAGTCGAGCGCGCCCTCAAGAATCGTGGTTAG